The sequence cttttttaatattttaaaatatcatttaatttacaaataaaaaaaaagaaaaagaaaaattaaataacaataaaaaaatatatatattcataatgaatatttatgtgtatgtcacaagaatatttttcaatacattacaaaaatatataaattatatatctagaactaatatgaaaatatatatattaatttatttttttatatatttttgaataCCCTTTCAAATAAGGAAATTACCTTATGTAAAAGAATTAACGGATATCaaacaataataaatatatttattaattcaaGACTACATTTCTAGAATGGTAAGAAGAGTGAAacatttaatttaaatataaaaccgaatttttttcatattgTATACATTAGaataatcataaaaaaaataataaaaactttatatatttttaaaataaatatttaagaATTTTAGTCATATAAGACAAATTTggaatatttaaaatatgttttctttttaagttgtaaaaaatattttaagagcaaaaaaaaaaaaaaaaaaaaaaaattaaaagaaacattaagagaaaaaagaaataaaatatattatattattgtttattataaaaatagatttatgtatatataattttttttatttatattcatttaaaaaaaccTATTAATACTTATATGAAAGTACACAAAATTAAcgaaatattattaatatatatataagaaaaatatatttcattttattattatatatattggtggaaaaaaaaaattgtaccataataattttacaatgtgtttaataaattaaatgaattttcaaagaaatttttatattctcCTTCATGTTTTCCTTTTTTCTCATTTAAGTGACTATTTTGTTTTGCATAACTATAAATAccataaataaaattttgaaaTTGTTCATAGTTCTTCTTCTCTAAGGCATTTAGAAAAACTGTAATTATACGATCGTTTATATCAGGGTTACTAGGATTACTTCCATTATCTTTTTCACCTAACATCATTAGTagattttttattatatcatattctttagaatttaaaacaaaatCTTCATACTTTTTTTTGAAATCTAAATATTCATCACCATGATGTTTAACgtttattttgttttttttgtttgtaATATGAACTATATGATTTAACACATCGCTTAAActatataatttcttcTTTGGGTCTTTTATGTTTTCATTTGTTGTTGTTCCTGCTGTTACTGATATTCGTGCTGATGCTGGTGTAGCTGTTGCTGTTGCTGTTGCTGGTGCTGATGCTTGTGCTGCTCCTTCTGCTGGTACTTGTGCTGCTTCTCCTCCTGTTTGTCCTTCTGTTAATATATCTTGTTGATTTTCAGATTGATTATGTGTTTCACTTTGTCCCTTTACCtttgataaaaaatttttacCAAATAATCCTAAATTTTGGAATAATGGAAATGATTGTGAGTTTTCGTTTTCTTCTTCTGATTGTTCATTTTCTTCTGATTCATCTTCAACATTTTCAAATTTTGAATCATTATTTTGTCCTAAGAATGTGTCATCATTCATATCTAATTCATATGTAATgtcatcatcatcattgtcttccttatcattattttcttcgttatcattatttttttctatttcaTCAATAATTGTATTTCCATTAATTAATACTTgtacatttttttcttcGCTGTTTTGTAGTTGTTcgatttttttttttaataat comes from Plasmodium gaboni strain SY75 chromosome Unknown, whole genome shotgun sequence and encodes:
- a CDS encoding merozoite surface protein 7 gives rise to the protein MKSSIIFYFSFFFVYLYYVSCNPSNSSTSVNNDEDQEELYVKNKKFEKLKSIISGDFVGNYKNNEELLKKKIEQLQNSEEKNVQVLINGNTIIDEIEKNNDNEENNDKEDNDDDDITYELDMNDDTFLGQNNDSKFENVEDESEENEQSEEENENSQSFPLFQNLGLFGKNFLSKVKGQSETHNQSENQQDILTEGQTGGEAAQVPAEGAAQASAPATATATATPASARISVTAGTTTNENIKDPKKKLYSLSDVLNHIVHITNKKNKINVKHHGDEYLDFKKKYEDFVLNSKEYDIIKNLLMMLGEKDNGSNPSNPDINDRIITVFLNALEKKNYEQFQNFIYGIYSYAKQNSHLNEKKGKHEGEYKNFFENSFNLLNTL